In Paenibacillus sonchi, a single genomic region encodes these proteins:
- a CDS encoding nucleotide pyrophosphohydrolase encodes MDKSLGDIQREVDAYISQFKEGYFSPLSMLARMSEEVGELAREVNHQFGEKPKKVDEAENSIELELGDILFITVCFANSLGIDLTEAHNKVMHKFNTRDAGRWTPKNTD; translated from the coding sequence ATGGATAAAAGTCTTGGTGACATACAGCGTGAAGTTGATGCTTATATCTCACAATTTAAAGAAGGTTACTTCAGCCCGCTTTCCATGCTGGCCCGGATGTCGGAGGAGGTAGGCGAGCTTGCCCGGGAAGTTAACCATCAGTTTGGCGAAAAGCCCAAAAAAGTGGATGAAGCAGAAAATTCGATTGAGCTTGAACTGGGTGATATTTTGTTTATTACAGTTTGCTTTGCCAATTCACTGGGAATTGATCTAACTGAAGCTCACAATAAAGTGATGCATAAGTTCAATACCCGCGATGCCGGTCGATGGACTCCTAAAAACACCGATTAG
- a CDS encoding tetratricopeptide repeat protein, producing the protein MDHNDYIKAAYRSILRSDFAEAITLFEKAIAASPDDAEVRYRCSITYARSGMLVKALEHVRAAVKLDGEKPEYRLHLQHLQALQFVQEAKKLLEDEVTETHNPYHPVTLLKEAIALDPLYGDAYVWLAIAHSRMNEHVQAIAALKEVMSLHPDDNGLRQLMKDLQKSLQKYIQ; encoded by the coding sequence ATGGATCATAACGACTATATCAAAGCGGCATACCGCTCTATACTCCGCAGTGACTTCGCCGAAGCGATCACATTGTTCGAAAAAGCAATTGCGGCCAGTCCGGACGATGCCGAAGTAAGGTACCGCTGCTCTATAACGTATGCCCGAAGCGGTATGCTGGTCAAAGCGCTGGAGCATGTCCGGGCGGCAGTGAAGCTGGACGGAGAGAAACCGGAGTATCGGCTCCACCTGCAGCATTTGCAGGCGCTGCAGTTCGTGCAGGAGGCCAAAAAGCTCCTGGAGGATGAAGTTACGGAGACCCATAACCCGTATCATCCGGTTACCTTATTGAAAGAAGCAATAGCTCTTGACCCCTTGTACGGGGATGCCTATGTTTGGCTTGCCATTGCACACAGCCGGATGAATGAGCATGTGCAGGCAATAGCCGCGCTAAAAGAAGTGATGTCGCTGCATCCTGATGATAACGGGCTGCGGCAGCTTATGAAGGACCTTCAGAAATCGTTGCAAAAATATATTCAGTAA
- the dapB gene encoding 4-hydroxy-tetrahydrodipicolinate reductase has protein sequence MKAKIRVIVSGAGGRMGKEVVKLVLQDEELELAAAVDRSSSGSDAGRLVGLEESGIVVVSDLETALAESGGEVLVDFTTPQSAYPNTLLAIKYGVRPVIGTTGFSPEQITELDKQCRERGIGGLIAPNFSIGAILMMKFAAQAAKYFPHLEIIEYHGDQKLDAPSGTAIKTAEMISEVRQELRQGNPKEEEVIEGARGGYYNGFRIHSVRLPGVFAQEEVVFGGYGQSLKIRHDSYERAGYMPGVKMGVQKVMGYTGLIYGFEHFIE, from the coding sequence GTGAAGGCCAAGATCAGAGTTATCGTCTCCGGTGCGGGAGGCAGAATGGGCAAAGAAGTTGTGAAGCTGGTACTGCAGGATGAAGAACTGGAGCTGGCTGCTGCTGTAGACCGTTCGTCAAGCGGCAGCGATGCCGGCCGTCTGGTTGGATTGGAAGAGAGCGGCATTGTGGTTGTATCTGATTTGGAAACTGCCCTGGCAGAGAGCGGCGGAGAGGTTCTCGTGGATTTCACCACCCCGCAGTCGGCCTATCCCAATACACTGCTTGCCATAAAATATGGAGTCCGTCCGGTAATCGGTACTACCGGGTTCTCTCCGGAGCAGATTACTGAGTTGGACAAGCAATGCCGGGAACGGGGGATCGGAGGGCTCATTGCCCCCAACTTCTCGATCGGAGCCATTCTGATGATGAAATTTGCGGCTCAGGCGGCGAAATATTTTCCGCATCTGGAAATTATCGAATACCATGGGGACCAGAAGCTGGATGCTCCTTCAGGTACGGCAATTAAAACGGCAGAGATGATTTCAGAGGTAAGGCAGGAGCTGCGGCAGGGCAATCCGAAGGAAGAGGAAGTGATTGAGGGTGCGCGCGGAGGCTATTATAACGGGTTCCGCATTCACAGCGTCCGGCTTCCGGGTGTTTTTGCCCAGGAAGAAGTGGTTTTTGGCGGGTATGGGCAATCCCTGAAAATCCGTCATGATTCCTATGAGCGGGCAGGCTACATGCCCGGTGTCAAAATGGGAGTCCAGAAGGTGATGGGCTACACCGGATTAATTTATGGTTTTGAGCATTTTATTGAATAG
- a CDS encoding sporulation protein YpjB, which yields MPRRRYVVLTGLMLCWLLAGMNAGVVHADAKAVVQGAGGEVTVRAGNSAAGSAASLAPALTGRNAAQRLDEAAEALYGYVLEGDVMKARQESEKVSQIFLSSSFEGLTSVEGINAMSDVIIDLKATLAAAQIHPEQWEAAAAKLRLAANSLSHPRQPMWLQYYKLIREDLNDMEQNAAANDLKGWQSTLERLQSRYDNIRPAIIISRPPETVNAFDSWLSYAAGIPASSQPVSRARLLEIVSYGQDAARVMFGKEREEPALTLPLAQQGYGAWGLLAGGFIIAALAYAAFRKYRGENEDWKPV from the coding sequence ATGCCGCGCAGGAGATATGTTGTGCTGACAGGATTGATGTTGTGCTGGCTGCTGGCCGGCATGAATGCAGGTGTAGTTCACGCGGATGCCAAGGCGGTTGTGCAAGGGGCAGGCGGGGAAGTCACTGTCCGGGCTGGGAACTCCGCAGCCGGTTCCGCTGCCAGTCTTGCACCGGCGCTTACCGGCAGAAATGCTGCCCAGCGGCTGGATGAAGCGGCTGAGGCACTGTATGGTTATGTGCTTGAGGGTGATGTGATGAAGGCGAGACAGGAGAGTGAGAAGGTTTCACAGATTTTTCTCTCCTCTTCATTTGAAGGCCTGACTTCTGTGGAAGGAATAAATGCGATGTCTGATGTCATTATTGACTTGAAGGCAACGCTGGCCGCTGCGCAGATTCATCCGGAGCAATGGGAAGCTGCCGCCGCCAAGCTGCGGCTTGCGGCCAACAGTCTCAGCCATCCGCGCCAGCCAATGTGGCTGCAATATTACAAGCTGATCCGCGAGGATCTGAACGATATGGAGCAGAACGCTGCCGCAAATGATCTCAAAGGCTGGCAGAGCACGCTGGAACGTCTGCAGAGCCGGTACGACAACATCCGGCCTGCGATTATCATTTCCCGGCCGCCGGAAACAGTCAACGCCTTTGATTCCTGGCTGTCCTATGCTGCAGGAATCCCGGCATCCTCACAGCCGGTGAGCCGCGCCCGTCTCCTGGAGATTGTCTCCTACGGACAGGATGCGGCCCGGGTGATGTTCGGCAAAGAACGGGAGGAGCCGGCCTTGACCCTCCCGCTGGCCCAGCAGGGATATGGAGCCTGGGGCCTGCTGGCCGGAGGATTCATCATTGCCGCACTGGCCTACGCTGCGTTCCGCAAGTACCGTGGAGAGAATGAGGATTGGAAGCCGGTATAG
- a CDS encoding DUF2487 family protein, translating into MKFSDFTAESWLENRKYYDTCLLPYTGLSGMESPPEAAEALERLRDFLDLVEKPYQGRIVTYPALQYNGAESAAYINEICRKVKSSGFQSVIVLSADISLAGSGIAESDLVLSLPDIEASRQKPVRSCIRDEIEALWNK; encoded by the coding sequence ATGAAATTCAGTGATTTTACTGCCGAGAGCTGGCTGGAGAACCGGAAGTACTATGATACCTGCCTGCTCCCGTATACCGGACTTAGCGGCATGGAGAGTCCGCCTGAAGCCGCGGAGGCATTGGAGAGATTGCGGGACTTTTTGGATCTCGTGGAAAAACCATATCAGGGCCGTATCGTGACCTACCCGGCTTTACAGTACAATGGGGCCGAAAGCGCAGCTTATATAAATGAGATTTGCCGAAAAGTCAAATCCAGCGGTTTCCAGTCTGTGATTGTGCTGTCAGCGGACATCTCTCTGGCCGGGAGCGGGATTGCTGAAAGCGATTTAGTTCTCTCCCTGCCTGACATTGAGGCTTCTCGGCAAAAGCCGGTGAGAAGCTGCATCAGAGATGAAATCGAGGCGTTATGGAACAAATGA
- a CDS encoding IDEAL domain-containing protein — MDKMKATYEVMLGLAAEMVWDEALRKRRTDILYREIDTALAAGDKTAFRNLTEELKSLA, encoded by the coding sequence ATGGACAAAATGAAGGCTACCTATGAAGTGATGCTAGGACTTGCGGCAGAAATGGTGTGGGATGAAGCGCTGCGAAAGCGTCGTACCGACATCTTGTACCGGGAGATCGACACGGCGCTGGCTGCCGGCGATAAGACGGCGTTCCGCAATCTGACGGAGGAATTGAAAAGTCTGGCCTAA
- a CDS encoding TetR/AcrR family transcriptional regulator — MNKFEIRTQTKKDAIVAAALRLFHEKGFIHVSIKDIAAESGVSSVSLYNYFGSKEGVVRECANVLMQNTVHKAKELLGQNIEFKDKMLRALEICADQDYQLLCSPGAVEDQVLSSLYNENTNRIRVEIIQEFIRQGKSEGVIDASVSLQTILELLNAIGTVQSSWAGTENYKAKMAELNRLLLYGLIGRP, encoded by the coding sequence ATGAACAAATTTGAAATAAGAACACAAACCAAGAAGGATGCAATTGTTGCAGCAGCCCTAAGGCTTTTCCATGAAAAAGGCTTCATCCACGTCAGTATAAAAGACATTGCCGCTGAATCCGGCGTATCCTCTGTGTCACTATATAATTATTTTGGCAGCAAAGAAGGAGTGGTCAGGGAATGTGCCAATGTCCTGATGCAGAATACCGTCCATAAGGCCAAGGAACTCCTGGGCCAAAATATCGAATTCAAAGATAAAATGCTCCGGGCATTGGAGATCTGTGCCGATCAGGATTATCAATTGCTTTGTTCCCCGGGGGCAGTAGAGGATCAGGTGTTATCAAGTCTCTATAATGAAAATACAAACCGGATCAGAGTCGAGATCATTCAGGAGTTCATCAGGCAGGGGAAAAGTGAAGGGGTTATAGATGCTTCTGTTTCTCTGCAAACCATATTGGAATTATTGAATGCGATTGGGACGGTCCAATCATCGTGGGCGGGTACAGAAAATTACAAAGCAAAAATGGCAGAGCTTAACCGGCTGCTCTTGTACGGATTAATAGGAAGGCCATAA
- the bshB1 gene encoding bacillithiol biosynthesis deacetylase BshB1, with the protein MKLDILVFGAHADDAEIGMAGTIAKHTAAGFKVGLCDLTAAEMSSNGTVERRRMEAQQAADLLGASVRTNLGLPDRGLYMTEEHLAAVTLEIRRFAPDIVFAPYWEDRHPDHIACSKLVEEAVFNAKLRKYMPDKPAVPAPQLYFYFINDLGRTDLIVDVTGQYSLKEQALSCYRSQFEKSPGEDVVSTPLNEGYIERVRSRDMLLGQRRLIPYAEGFASKVPHTVDLFTNPINQVR; encoded by the coding sequence ATGAAGCTGGACATTCTTGTATTCGGTGCGCATGCTGACGATGCCGAAATCGGCATGGCCGGAACTATTGCCAAACATACGGCTGCAGGATTCAAGGTAGGCTTGTGTGATTTGACGGCAGCGGAAATGTCCTCGAACGGAACTGTGGAGCGCCGTAGAATGGAAGCCCAACAGGCTGCCGATCTCCTCGGTGCATCCGTTCGTACGAATCTGGGGTTGCCGGACCGGGGACTATATATGACTGAGGAGCATCTGGCGGCAGTGACGCTGGAGATCCGCCGGTTTGCTCCGGATATCGTATTTGCCCCTTATTGGGAAGACCGGCATCCGGATCATATCGCCTGCAGCAAGCTGGTGGAAGAAGCGGTTTTTAATGCGAAGCTGCGCAAATATATGCCGGACAAGCCTGCTGTCCCTGCGCCACAGCTGTATTTTTATTTCATTAATGATTTGGGGCGTACTGACCTTATTGTTGATGTGACCGGGCAATACAGCCTTAAGGAGCAGGCGCTGTCCTGCTACCGCTCACAATTTGAGAAAAGTCCGGGGGAAGACGTAGTATCCACTCCTTTAAATGAAGGATATATCGAACGTGTCCGCTCCAGAGATATGCTGCTTGGACAGCGGCGGCTTATTCCTTACGCTGAGGGCTTCGCGAGCAAAG
- a CDS encoding menaquinol-cytochrome c reductase cytochrome b/c subunit — translation MAHGDNSKEKIVYVGDSRVRRGSGFITPPDYTAYPGKSEAFIPNFLLKEWMVGVVVLVGILVLTISEPAPLGFPANANATVIPIPDWYFLFLYQYLKLPYASGDYIVLGTLGVTGVAFGSLLLAPFLDTGRERRFYRRPIASSLMFLSLIAIVYLTNTAWTEYKHEMAETGQIPEDVQREEKAAENKAKGLPTTSAVQAKEIAIVDKDDPAMGLFKQATCVTCHAVDMKGAGGPSLRGVGDTHDKEAILAIIKNGQGQMPPMHDTAIAAGLSEQDIDSLAAWLAKQKSEQ, via the coding sequence ATGGCTCACGGAGACAACTCCAAGGAAAAGATTGTATATGTGGGGGATTCACGGGTGCGCAGGGGCAGCGGCTTCATTACGCCGCCGGATTACACAGCCTATCCCGGAAAATCGGAAGCGTTTATCCCTAACTTTCTGTTAAAGGAATGGATGGTCGGAGTGGTCGTGCTGGTGGGCATACTCGTTCTGACGATTTCTGAACCGGCCCCGCTGGGGTTCCCTGCAAATGCCAACGCCACGGTCATTCCGATTCCCGACTGGTATTTCCTCTTTCTGTACCAGTATTTGAAGCTGCCTTATGCATCCGGCGATTATATCGTGCTGGGAACACTTGGCGTGACCGGTGTAGCTTTTGGCTCGCTGCTGCTGGCTCCGTTCCTCGACACGGGCCGGGAGCGCCGCTTCTACCGCCGGCCGATTGCTTCCTCGCTGATGTTCCTGTCCCTGATCGCAATCGTCTATCTGACCAACACGGCCTGGACGGAATACAAGCATGAAATGGCCGAAACCGGCCAGATACCTGAAGATGTGCAGCGTGAGGAAAAAGCGGCTGAGAACAAGGCAAAGGGTTTGCCGACCACCAGTGCGGTGCAGGCCAAAGAAATTGCTATTGTGGACAAGGATGATCCGGCAATGGGGCTGTTCAAGCAAGCCACCTGCGTAACTTGCCATGCGGTGGATATGAAAGGTGCCGGAGGGCCGTCTCTGCGCGGTGTGGGCGACACCCATGATAAGGAAGCGATCCTCGCGATCATCAAAAATGGCCAGGGCCAGATGCCCCCGATGCATGATACTGCTATAGCAGCAGGGCTTAGCGAGCAGGATATTGACAGTCTGGCTGCCTGGCTTGCCAAACAAAAAAGCGAACAGTAA
- a CDS encoding histidine phosphatase family protein has translation MLIGLIRHGLTDWNAEGRIQGQSDIPLNDEGRSQAEMLGERLLQETYRWDYCITSSLSRAAETGKIIAAKLGIPLLEPDERIRERAYGQVEGMTAAQREEKWGKDWNLLPLGQESDEQLQARALAFMEEIAALYPDKNLLVISHGGFLAQLYIALYKDKYSERLGNLSLTILEKKEKEWNPLLYNCTRHILQQQH, from the coding sequence ATGCTGATTGGCTTAATCCGCCATGGGCTGACGGACTGGAATGCGGAAGGCAGGATACAAGGACAAAGCGACATTCCGCTCAACGATGAAGGCCGGAGTCAGGCTGAGATGCTGGGGGAACGGCTTCTGCAGGAAACTTACCGTTGGGACTACTGTATCACCAGCAGTCTTTCCCGTGCTGCGGAGACAGGCAAAATTATCGCGGCCAAGCTGGGCATTCCATTGCTTGAACCGGATGAGCGCATCCGTGAGCGGGCCTATGGGCAGGTTGAGGGGATGACTGCTGCACAGCGTGAAGAGAAATGGGGCAAGGACTGGAATCTGCTGCCGCTTGGACAGGAGTCGGATGAGCAGCTTCAAGCGCGGGCCTTGGCTTTTATGGAGGAAATTGCAGCGCTTTACCCGGATAAGAACCTACTTGTTATCTCGCATGGAGGCTTTCTGGCCCAGCTCTACATCGCCTTATATAAGGATAAATACTCAGAGCGTCTCGGCAATCTCTCGCTTACAATACTGGAGAAGAAAGAAAAGGAATGGAATCCGCTGCTGTACAATTGTACACGCCATATTCTGCAACAACAGCATTAA
- the mgsA gene encoding methylglyoxal synthase gives MLKIAFIAHDRKKDEMVNFVTAYEHVFVGHQLYSTGTTGQRIMEVTNLSIHRYMSGPLGGDQQIGSMVAMDELDLIIFLRDPLMAQPHEPDITALLRLCDVYGIPVATNIATAEILVKAIDRGDFAWRELVHKYKPGVDE, from the coding sequence ATGTTGAAAATCGCATTTATCGCGCATGACCGGAAAAAAGATGAAATGGTTAATTTTGTAACTGCTTATGAGCATGTATTTGTCGGGCATCAGCTGTATTCAACGGGAACTACGGGTCAACGCATTATGGAAGTGACAAATCTCTCTATCCACCGCTATATGTCCGGGCCGCTTGGCGGCGATCAGCAGATCGGTTCTATGGTGGCGATGGACGAGCTGGACCTGATTATTTTTCTGCGCGACCCGCTTATGGCACAGCCTCATGAACCGGATATTACAGCATTGCTTCGTCTTTGTGACGTATACGGTATCCCGGTGGCAACCAATATTGCCACAGCTGAGATTCTGGTCAAAGCCATCGACCGCGGCGACTTCGCCTGGCGTGAGCTTGTACATAAGTATAAGCCGGGTGTGGATGAATGA
- the qcrB gene encoding menaquinol-cytochrome c reductase cytochrome b subunit: protein MFKNVYNWIDERLDITPIWRDVADHEVPEHVNPAHHFSAFVYCFGGLTFFITVIQILSGMFLTMYYVPDIINAYASVEYLQTKVAFGQIVRGMHHWGASLVIVMMFLHTMRVFFTGSYKAPREMNWVVGMLIFFVMLGLGLTGYLLPWDNKAYFATKVTLEIANSVPVMGPVLKELMQGGTIVGAETLTRFFALHVFFLPAVLLILLVGHFIMIRRQGISGPL, encoded by the coding sequence ATGTTTAAAAATGTCTACAACTGGATTGATGAACGTCTGGATATTACGCCGATCTGGAGGGATGTCGCCGACCATGAAGTTCCTGAGCATGTCAATCCGGCCCATCACTTTTCGGCATTTGTGTATTGCTTCGGCGGCCTTACTTTTTTTATTACCGTCATTCAAATCTTATCCGGCATGTTCCTCACGATGTATTATGTCCCGGATATTATCAACGCTTATGCCAGTGTGGAGTATCTGCAGACCAAGGTAGCTTTCGGGCAAATTGTCCGCGGCATGCATCACTGGGGAGCGAGCCTCGTCATTGTCATGATGTTCCTGCATACCATGCGGGTATTCTTTACCGGATCGTATAAAGCTCCGCGTGAGATGAACTGGGTAGTGGGCATGCTGATTTTTTTCGTCATGCTGGGCCTCGGCCTCACCGGTTATCTGCTGCCTTGGGACAATAAAGCCTATTTTGCCACCAAGGTAACACTTGAGATTGCAAATTCCGTGCCGGTCATGGGTCCGGTGCTGAAGGAGCTGATGCAGGGCGGCACGATTGTCGGAGCGGAAACGCTGACCCGGTTTTTTGCACTCCATGTATTCTTTCTCCCGGCGGTCCTGCTTATTCTGCTCGTCGGACACTTTATTATGATCCGCAGACAGGGGATTTCTGGCCCGCTCTGA
- a CDS encoding YitT family protein: protein MNSSSKVASTIVKTAAPIMLGAAVYAFGLLYFIIPNQLMEGGVTGITILLNYAFNIPVFLTTLLLNLPLFLLGWKVLGGRQIAYTGVGIGALSLFLWLFERMIDAGWIVTFSTEHDFILASLYAGVTLGLGLGIVFRFGGTTGGVDIVARILGRKFGWSMGQIILAVDVIIIGASLLYIPREKILYTLVAVFISSRVIDFIQEGAYAAKAFTIISDDAPQIADLITAEMDRGVTLIPAIGAYSKQAKYMVYCVVSRQEIRRLSQLVKSVDAKAFVIISDVHDVHGEGFRQT, encoded by the coding sequence ATGAATTCATCTTCCAAAGTAGCTTCCACTATTGTCAAAACGGCAGCACCGATCATGCTGGGAGCCGCCGTATACGCTTTTGGCCTGCTCTATTTCATCATACCTAACCAGTTGATGGAAGGCGGCGTAACCGGGATCACCATCCTGCTTAACTATGCTTTCAACATCCCTGTCTTTTTGACCACTTTGCTTCTCAACCTCCCGCTCTTTTTACTGGGCTGGAAAGTACTGGGCGGACGGCAAATCGCCTACACCGGTGTCGGGATCGGCGCGTTGTCCCTTTTCCTCTGGCTGTTCGAGCGGATGATCGATGCCGGCTGGATCGTAACCTTCAGTACCGAGCATGATTTTATTCTCGCTTCATTATATGCAGGGGTTACGCTCGGTTTGGGACTGGGCATCGTGTTCCGTTTCGGAGGCACTACAGGCGGTGTAGATATTGTAGCCCGAATTCTCGGCCGCAAGTTCGGTTGGAGCATGGGGCAGATTATTCTGGCCGTCGACGTTATCATTATAGGCGCATCACTGCTCTATATTCCCCGTGAAAAGATCCTTTACACTCTGGTGGCCGTCTTTATTTCTTCCCGTGTCATCGATTTCATTCAAGAGGGCGCCTATGCCGCCAAAGCCTTTACGATTATCAGTGACGACGCCCCGCAGATCGCTGATCTCATTACAGCAGAAATGGACCGGGGCGTAACTCTGATTCCAGCCATCGGCGCTTACTCCAAGCAAGCCAAGTATATGGTATACTGCGTAGTCTCCAGGCAGGAAATCCGCCGGCTCAGCCAGTTGGTCAAGTCGGTAGATGCCAAAGCGTTCGTCATCATCAGTGACGTTCACGATGTCCACGGCGAGGGCTTCCGGCAGACTTGA
- a CDS encoding ubiquinol-cytochrome c reductase iron-sulfur subunit — protein MSSHNNEHESIPQGPPSLKEMSRRQFLTYTLGGATAFMGAGAILPMVRFAVDPVLHKKGAGEFIKVAETAKITDVPQEFTFELPQQDGWYASTATLTAWIRKDENGEIYALSPICKHLGCTVGWNNDKAYPDEYHCPCHGARYTKLGKNLAVAPKPLDQYKTKIDGDWVYLGEIIPNTEVKKEA, from the coding sequence ATGAGCAGCCATAATAACGAGCACGAGTCAATTCCACAAGGACCTCCCAGCCTGAAAGAGATGTCCAGGCGGCAGTTTTTAACGTATACACTGGGAGGGGCAACGGCATTTATGGGAGCAGGTGCTATTCTGCCCATGGTCCGTTTCGCGGTGGACCCGGTATTACATAAGAAAGGTGCGGGGGAATTCATCAAGGTAGCCGAGACTGCCAAGATTACCGATGTCCCTCAAGAGTTCACCTTCGAACTTCCCCAACAGGACGGATGGTATGCCAGTACAGCTACGCTGACGGCGTGGATCCGCAAAGACGAGAACGGAGAAATTTATGCGCTTTCACCAATCTGCAAGCATCTGGGCTGTACGGTGGGCTGGAACAATGACAAGGCGTATCCGGATGAATATCACTGCCCATGCCATGGAGCCAGGTATACGAAGCTCGGCAAAAATCTGGCTGTAGCCCCCAAGCCCCTGGACCAGTACAAAACCAAAATTGATGGAGACTGGGTCTATCTGGGTGAGATCATCCCCAATACAGAGGTTAAAAAGGAGGCGTAG
- a CDS encoding gamma carbonic anhydrase family protein: MRIGYGNYIPQLDESVYVAEGAKLVGDVRIGRQSSVWFNAVLRGDLAPVMIGDRCNIQDGTVGHVAEGLPLVLGDDISVGHSAIIHGCRIGKGTLIGMGAIVLNGAEIGEYALIGAGSIVTENKIIPPYTLSLGSPARVIRELTEQDLQRMARTCESYVLKASEYGRI, from the coding sequence ATGCGGATTGGTTATGGGAACTACATACCGCAGCTTGACGAGTCTGTATACGTGGCGGAGGGTGCGAAGCTGGTAGGTGACGTAAGAATTGGACGACAGTCCAGTGTCTGGTTCAACGCCGTACTCCGGGGGGATTTGGCTCCGGTAATGATCGGCGACCGCTGCAATATCCAGGATGGTACCGTGGGGCATGTGGCTGAAGGACTGCCGCTGGTATTGGGGGATGACATATCGGTCGGCCATTCTGCAATCATCCATGGCTGCAGGATAGGCAAAGGCACATTAATCGGAATGGGTGCAATTGTATTGAACGGTGCAGAGATTGGTGAATATGCTTTAATAGGAGCCGGTTCTATTGTAACCGAAAACAAAATCATTCCGCCCTATACCCTATCACTCGGTTCACCTGCCAGAGTGATTCGTGAATTAACGGAGCAGGATCTTCAGAGGATGGCCCGCACATGCGAGAGCTATGTACTTAAAGCAAGTGAATATGGAAGGATCTAA
- a CDS encoding RNA polymerase sigma factor, whose amino-acid sequence MTDSQLIQLIKQGNTEIYSELMRRYQRKILAFVYHMLKNSHMELLAEDLCSETFYKAFRSLHSFREVDASFSTWLYTIARNTVLSELRKNRAGNVSLEESGYTPVAPIEVAPEQAALRKERMNLVREAINNLPEKQRSALILREYDQMDYQEIAEILDQSVSSVKSLLFRARSSVKLQLESYFYEPEIEEDEQAERV is encoded by the coding sequence ATGACGGATTCCCAGTTGATCCAGCTAATCAAACAAGGTAACACAGAGATATATTCAGAATTAATGCGGCGGTACCAACGTAAAATACTGGCTTTTGTCTACCATATGCTCAAGAATTCCCACATGGAGCTTCTTGCGGAGGATTTATGCTCGGAGACCTTTTACAAGGCGTTCCGGAGCCTGCATTCTTTCCGGGAAGTAGATGCATCATTCTCAACATGGCTGTATACGATTGCCCGGAATACAGTGCTTAGCGAGCTTCGCAAGAACCGTGCCGGAAATGTGTCACTTGAGGAAAGCGGGTATACGCCGGTAGCCCCGATTGAGGTGGCTCCAGAACAGGCTGCGCTCCGCAAAGAGCGGATGAACCTGGTCCGTGAAGCGATTAATAATCTGCCGGAGAAACAGCGTTCCGCGCTGATACTACGGGAATACGATCAAATGGACTATCAGGAAATTGCAGAGATTCTGGACCAGAGTGTCAGCTCCGTGAAATCATTATTGTTCCGTGCCAGGAGCAGTGTGAAGCTCCAACTCGAGTCCTATTTTTATGAGCCTGAAATAGAGGAAGATGAGCAGGCTGAGAGGGTGTAA
- a CDS encoding DUF1405 domain-containing protein: MPVHWFERLFRHRGVMWLLFIVNFLGTIYGYIWYGNQLEFTADNYPAWLLPFVPDSPTASLFFTLALLLLLYPPKGIKGTLVRELIEALAVVTSVKYGIWAVGIIFAGGYQGDTVSWKDWMLVVSHTGMAVEALIYARFFSFRRMLPLALFWAFANDMVDYSKGVYPWLPDVLEDNVNEVQYFTIGLTFFSTAAAWLFGGRSRRVEPLDKPTVGRR; the protein is encoded by the coding sequence ATGCCGGTTCACTGGTTTGAGAGACTGTTTAGGCATCGGGGAGTCATGTGGCTGCTCTTTATTGTGAATTTCCTCGGAACGATTTACGGGTACATATGGTATGGCAATCAACTGGAATTTACAGCGGATAATTATCCCGCATGGCTGCTTCCCTTTGTTCCGGACAGCCCGACAGCGAGCCTGTTTTTTACGCTTGCCTTACTGCTGCTGCTCTATCCTCCAAAAGGGATCAAAGGAACACTCGTACGCGAGCTGATTGAGGCGCTGGCGGTGGTTACATCCGTGAAATACGGCATTTGGGCGGTCGGCATCATTTTTGCCGGCGGATACCAGGGAGATACAGTGAGCTGGAAGGACTGGATGCTGGTGGTTTCGCACACCGGAATGGCGGTTGAGGCACTGATCTACGCGCGTTTTTTTTCCTTCCGCAGAATGCTTCCCTTGGCATTGTTCTGGGCATTTGCCAATGACATGGTGGATTACTCGAAGGGTGTTTATCCCTGGCTGCCGGATGTGCTGGAGGACAATGTAAACGAAGTTCAATATTTCACCATTGGCTTAACCTTCTTTAGCACTGCAGCAGCTTGGCTGTTCGGGGGAAGGTCCAGAAGGGTTGAGCCGCTGGACAAGCCCACTGTGGGACGACGCTGA